A genomic segment from Ramlibacter agri encodes:
- a CDS encoding MarR family winged helix-turn-helix transcriptional regulator — MPAATSARKKSPRPASEAMDEPTARVLRRFRLVFNTVKTHFRAVEKKAGVAGAQVWALSVVAAQPGIGVGALAKAMDVHQSTASNLIKPMLESGLLLGERSGTDRRAVQLTITTQGTRVLRRAPVPFAGVLPDALAKLDAATLARLDRDLGKLIEALGVQPRGANVPLHGPED; from the coding sequence ATGCCAGCAGCAACGTCCGCCCGCAAGAAGTCCCCGCGTCCTGCCTCCGAAGCCATGGACGAGCCGACAGCCCGCGTGCTGCGGCGCTTCCGCCTGGTGTTCAACACGGTCAAGACGCACTTCCGCGCGGTGGAGAAGAAAGCCGGCGTGGCGGGCGCGCAGGTGTGGGCGCTGAGCGTCGTCGCCGCCCAGCCTGGCATCGGTGTCGGCGCGCTGGCCAAGGCGATGGACGTGCACCAGTCCACCGCCAGCAACCTCATCAAGCCGATGCTGGAAAGCGGGTTGCTGCTGGGGGAGCGATCGGGGACGGACCGCCGCGCCGTGCAGCTGACCATCACGACGCAGGGGACCCGGGTGCTGCGCAGGGCGCCGGTGCCTTTCGCGGGCGTGCTGCCGGATGCGCTGGCCAAGCTGGACGCCGCCACCCTGGCGCGGCTGGACCGCGACCTGGGCAAGCTGATCGAGGCCCTGGGCGTGCAGCCGCGCGGGGCGAATGTGCCGCTGCACGGCCCGGAAGACTAG
- a CDS encoding response regulator transcription factor — protein MRILLVEDDKVLADALSRALVQSAHAVDHVGTGEEADQALALAIYDLAILDIGLPGLSGLEVLKRLRARKSTLPVLMLTAMDTMEDQVRGLDLGADDYLAKPFDLPVLEARVRALLRRGSNATPYLDHGLLRFDTVGRRVYYDKKPLELSPRELAVLEILLMREGRVVSKEQMVNHLYGWGDEVGDNAIEVYVYRLRKKLEPLGCEIRTVRGMGYLMERGDEAG, from the coding sequence ATGAGAATCCTCCTGGTCGAAGACGACAAAGTGCTGGCCGACGCGCTGTCGCGCGCGCTGGTGCAGTCCGCCCATGCGGTGGACCACGTCGGTACCGGCGAGGAGGCGGACCAGGCGCTGGCGCTGGCGATCTATGACCTGGCCATCCTCGACATCGGCCTGCCGGGCCTGTCAGGGCTCGAAGTGTTGAAGCGCCTGCGCGCCCGCAAGTCCACCTTGCCGGTGCTGATGCTGACGGCGATGGACACGATGGAGGACCAGGTGCGCGGCCTCGACCTCGGCGCCGACGATTACCTGGCCAAGCCCTTCGACCTGCCGGTGCTGGAAGCGCGCGTGCGCGCGCTGCTGCGCCGCGGCAGCAACGCCACGCCTTACCTCGATCACGGCCTGCTGCGCTTCGACACCGTGGGCCGGCGCGTGTACTACGACAAGAAGCCGCTGGAGCTGTCGCCGCGCGAGCTGGCAGTGCTGGAGATCCTGTTGATGCGCGAGGGCCGCGTCGTCAGCAAGGAGCAGATGGTCAACCACCTGTATGGCTGGGGCGACGAGGTCGGTGACAACGCCATCGAGGTCTACGTCTACCGCCTGCGCAAGAAGCTCGAGCCGCTGGGGTGCGAGATCCGCACGGTGCGGGGGATGGGCTACCTGATGGAACGCGGGGATGAAGCGGGCTGA
- a CDS encoding sensor histidine kinase, with amino-acid sequence MKRAEGGPRLQRKLLAWLLGPLFLLLVLDTAAAYWNSLRFSNLAYDRALHEIARELALHVKPGAPRPQLELSPGEEALLLLDQQDRLSFRVTAEDGTVLGGDASLPAPQQAIPRNGQPVFYEGVMHDEAVRIVAAWLPAGNTVVQVQVAETLHKRQRLTLEMLANVVLPQLLLIVAATAVVWFGVSRGLQPLQRLRRAVSDRSHLDLSPVPLEDVPGEVRPLVEEVNDLLARLARTFDFQNRFVADAAHQLKTPVSGLKAQIELALRETDPERVRHSLAQLFISADRLSRLVRQLLSLARNEPGALDTVQLQPLDLHAFALEVSMDWVPHAIRRNIDLGFEGPDEPLMIDADRDRLRELINNLIDNAIRYSQEGGRVTVRAGRAADAVKAELAISDDGPKIPLAERDRVFERFHRLLGTPTDGSGLGLAIVSEIATLHGASITLEEDTDGIGNTFTVFFRMRT; translated from the coding sequence ATGAAGCGGGCTGAGGGCGGCCCCCGCCTGCAGCGCAAGCTGCTCGCCTGGCTGCTCGGGCCGCTGTTCCTGCTGCTGGTGCTGGACACCGCCGCGGCGTACTGGAACTCGCTGCGCTTTTCCAACCTCGCCTACGACCGCGCGCTGCACGAGATCGCGCGCGAGCTCGCGCTGCACGTGAAGCCTGGCGCCCCGCGGCCGCAACTGGAGTTGTCGCCCGGCGAGGAGGCCCTGCTTCTTCTCGACCAGCAGGACCGCCTGTCTTTCCGCGTCACGGCCGAAGACGGCACGGTCCTCGGGGGCGACGCCAGCCTGCCGGCGCCGCAGCAGGCCATTCCGCGCAATGGCCAACCGGTGTTCTATGAGGGCGTCATGCACGATGAAGCGGTGCGCATCGTCGCGGCCTGGCTGCCGGCCGGCAACACCGTCGTCCAGGTGCAGGTCGCCGAGACCCTGCACAAGCGCCAGCGCCTCACGCTGGAGATGCTGGCCAACGTGGTGCTGCCGCAGCTGCTGCTGATCGTCGCTGCCACCGCCGTCGTCTGGTTCGGCGTCTCGCGCGGCCTGCAGCCGCTGCAGCGCCTGCGCCGCGCCGTGTCCGACCGCTCGCACCTGGACCTGAGCCCGGTCCCGCTGGAGGACGTGCCGGGCGAGGTGCGGCCGCTGGTGGAGGAGGTCAACGACCTGCTGGCGCGGCTGGCGCGCACCTTCGATTTCCAGAACCGCTTCGTCGCCGACGCGGCGCACCAGCTGAAGACGCCGGTCAGCGGCCTGAAGGCGCAGATCGAACTGGCGCTGCGCGAGACCGACCCCGAGCGCGTGCGCCATTCGCTGGCGCAGCTTTTCATCAGCGCCGATCGGCTGTCACGGCTGGTGCGGCAGTTGCTGTCGCTGGCCCGCAACGAGCCGGGCGCGCTCGACACCGTGCAACTGCAGCCGCTGGACCTGCACGCCTTCGCGCTCGAAGTGAGCATGGACTGGGTGCCGCATGCGATCCGGCGCAACATCGACCTTGGCTTCGAAGGCCCGGACGAGCCGCTGATGATCGATGCCGACCGCGACCGCCTGCGCGAATTGATCAACAACCTGATCGACAACGCCATCCGCTACAGCCAGGAAGGCGGCCGCGTCACGGTGCGGGCCGGCCGCGCGGCGGACGCGGTCAAGGCCGAACTGGCGATCAGTGACGACGGTCCCAAGATCCCTTTGGCGGAGCGCGACCGCGTGTTCGAACGCTTCCACCGCCTGCTGGGCACGCCCACCGACGGCAGCGGGCTGGGCCTGGCCATCGTCAGCGAGATCGCCACCTTGCACGGCGCCAGCATCACGCTGGAAGAGGACACGGACGGCATCGGCAACACCTTCACCGTGTTTTTCCGCATGCGTACGTAG
- a CDS encoding LysR substrate-binding domain-containing protein, with translation MREAHLRDFIAVADLGSVRGAARRLNLSQGAISKNLVALERELGVALLVRSAHGVEPTEYGRILLRRARLADAELRKAQEEIAAAAGHGHGSVRVGLSSTAEALLASDAIRRYREENPDGIVHLHGGTADILVAQLREGKLDFAVTPVAPAVRGPDLHAERLFSSDFVVVARDGHPLARATDLVQLADCEWIHGGRPGQEDPMIVGAFRKAGLPAPRFAVQRDAFSALLFLLLHSDYLALATEPTIAPFCGKGMLTRIRVTPSPGVSVQSLLQPRTRPLTPRAAALADVIRKAAKALRR, from the coding sequence GTGCGCGAAGCCCATCTGCGGGATTTCATTGCCGTCGCCGACCTGGGCAGCGTGCGCGGCGCGGCGCGCCGCCTGAACCTGAGCCAGGGCGCGATCAGCAAGAACCTGGTGGCGCTGGAACGCGAACTGGGCGTGGCGTTGCTGGTGCGTTCGGCCCACGGCGTGGAGCCGACGGAGTACGGGCGCATCCTGCTGCGGCGCGCGCGGCTGGCGGACGCCGAGCTGCGCAAGGCGCAGGAGGAGATCGCCGCCGCCGCGGGCCACGGGCACGGCAGCGTGCGGGTGGGGCTGTCGTCGACGGCGGAGGCGCTGCTGGCGAGCGACGCGATCCGCCGCTACCGCGAGGAGAACCCGGACGGCATCGTGCACCTGCATGGCGGCACGGCGGACATCCTGGTGGCGCAGCTGCGCGAAGGCAAGCTCGATTTCGCGGTGACCCCCGTGGCGCCGGCCGTGCGCGGGCCGGACCTGCACGCCGAGCGTCTCTTCAGCTCCGACTTCGTGGTGGTCGCGCGCGACGGCCATCCGCTGGCGCGCGCCACCGATCTGGTGCAGCTGGCGGATTGCGAATGGATCCACGGTGGCCGCCCGGGCCAGGAGGACCCGATGATCGTCGGCGCCTTCCGCAAGGCCGGCCTGCCGGCGCCGCGCTTCGCGGTGCAGCGCGATGCCTTCTCGGCGCTGCTGTTCCTGCTGCTGCACTCGGACTACCTGGCGCTGGCCACCGAACCGACCATCGCGCCCTTCTGCGGCAAAGGCATGCTCACGCGGATCCGCGTCACGCCCTCGCCGGGCGTGTCGGTGCAGTCGCTGCTGCAACCCCGCACCCGCCCGCTGACGCCCCGCGCGGCGGCGCTGGCGGACGTGATCCGCAAGGCGGCGAAGGCGTTGCGGCGGTGA
- a CDS encoding TerC family protein, whose product MSVITSPAFWLALSQIILINIVLSGDNAVVIALACRSLPERQQKKAIIFGSVGAVVLRVILTFFAVYLLTLPYLKLVGAALLLWIGVGLLSGGDDDEDVEGNSGLAAAIKTIIIADLVMSLDNVIGVAAAAKGDLLLLILGLVISIPLIIFGSTIILKLMTRFPIIITLGAALLGWVAGEMAIGDPAIKAYVEDIHWLHTAAPALGAVLVVAVGKWLAARNGGAEEAAGADQPAA is encoded by the coding sequence ATGTCCGTCATCACGAGCCCTGCTTTCTGGCTCGCCCTGTCCCAGATCATCCTGATCAACATCGTGCTGTCCGGCGACAACGCGGTGGTGATCGCGCTGGCCTGCCGCTCGCTGCCCGAACGGCAACAGAAGAAGGCCATCATCTTCGGCAGCGTCGGCGCCGTCGTGCTGCGGGTCATCCTGACCTTCTTCGCGGTCTACCTGCTGACCCTGCCTTACCTGAAGCTGGTAGGCGCGGCGCTGCTGCTGTGGATCGGCGTCGGCCTGCTGTCCGGCGGCGACGACGACGAGGACGTGGAGGGCAACTCCGGCCTGGCCGCCGCGATCAAGACGATCATCATCGCCGACCTCGTGATGAGCCTGGACAACGTCATCGGCGTGGCCGCGGCCGCCAAGGGCGACCTGCTGCTGCTGATCCTGGGGCTCGTCATCAGCATCCCGCTGATCATCTTCGGCAGCACGATCATCCTGAAGCTGATGACGCGCTTCCCGATCATCATCACGCTGGGCGCCGCCCTGCTGGGTTGGGTGGCCGGTGAAATGGCGATCGGCGACCCGGCCATCAAGGCCTACGTCGAAGACATCCACTGGCTGCACACCGCCGCGCCCGCCCTCGGCGCCGTGCTGGTGGTCGCGGTCGGCAAGTGGCTGGCAGCGCGCAACGGCGGCGCGGAAGAGGCGGCGGGCGCCGACCAGCCCGCGGCCTGA
- a CDS encoding SGNH/GDSL hydrolase family protein, producing the protein MQHTKYKLGLLALAASAAAILSACGGGGDPAGPRVAIARVVVAGDSLADVGTFGYKFTVQDSTNAAGFPIYPQIVAQNYGIASQCNFYKYTGTTFAANPTAGCTNFAIGGGRIVVPTAQGGATNPQTVPTQLATAATAMGGYSGTDLVLVDGGGNDAADLVTAYLGAATGAAGLANYQTFLAQQLDAATIAAALQQPNGGAVAAGLYMQKLADTYYAAFKASALDKGATHVAVLNVPDITLTPKFQAVLVGVTRAQGATAAATLQAAIRQWISGFNTELNAKVAGDARVAVVDFYADFTDEVNNPAAYGLTNATTPACPATGTDSSGLPTYDFPTCTSAALDAAPPAGLAAGWWHTWTFSDSFHPTPYGHHLLAASISRRLARAGWI; encoded by the coding sequence ATGCAACACACCAAGTACAAGCTGGGCCTGCTGGCGCTCGCCGCATCGGCCGCGGCCATCCTCTCCGCCTGCGGCGGCGGCGGCGACCCCGCGGGGCCGCGCGTCGCGATCGCGCGCGTCGTCGTCGCCGGCGACAGCCTGGCTGACGTCGGCACCTTCGGCTACAAGTTCACCGTGCAAGACTCGACGAACGCCGCCGGCTTCCCGATCTATCCGCAGATCGTGGCCCAGAACTACGGCATCGCGAGCCAGTGCAACTTCTACAAGTACACCGGCACGACCTTCGCCGCCAATCCCACGGCTGGCTGCACCAACTTTGCCATCGGCGGCGGTCGCATCGTGGTGCCCACCGCGCAAGGCGGCGCGACCAATCCGCAGACGGTGCCCACGCAGCTCGCAACCGCGGCCACCGCCATGGGCGGCTACAGCGGCACGGACCTGGTGCTGGTGGACGGCGGCGGCAATGACGCGGCCGACCTCGTGACGGCCTACCTGGGCGCGGCCACCGGCGCCGCAGGCCTGGCCAACTACCAGACCTTCCTCGCGCAGCAGCTCGATGCCGCCACCATCGCGGCGGCGCTGCAGCAGCCCAATGGCGGCGCGGTCGCCGCCGGCCTGTACATGCAGAAGCTGGCCGACACCTACTACGCCGCCTTCAAGGCCAGCGCCCTCGACAAGGGCGCGACCCACGTCGCCGTGCTCAACGTGCCGGACATCACGCTGACGCCGAAGTTCCAGGCCGTGCTGGTCGGCGTGACGCGCGCCCAGGGCGCCACCGCCGCCGCCACCTTGCAGGCCGCCATCCGCCAGTGGATCAGCGGCTTCAACACCGAGCTGAACGCCAAGGTCGCCGGCGACGCGCGCGTGGCCGTGGTGGACTTCTACGCCGACTTCACCGACGAAGTAAACAACCCGGCGGCCTACGGCCTCACCAACGCCACGACACCCGCCTGCCCGGCGACCGGGACCGATTCCTCCGGCCTGCCCACCTACGACTTCCCGACCTGCACGTCCGCGGCCCTCGACGCCGCGCCGCCCGCGGGCCTGGCTGCCGGCTGGTGGCACACCTGGACCTTCTCGGACAGCTTCCACCCCACTCCCTACGGCCACCACCTGCTCGCCGCGTCCATCAGCCGCCGGCTGGCGCGCGCCGGCTGGATCTGA
- a CDS encoding universal stress protein, whose protein sequence is MTQLLVPVDPHDAGRTRAAVDRAVRIQREEPAVHIRLLRVQPKLSGHVSMYFGQRELQQLQQSAGAEDLEYAEGLLRAAGADYTATVLVGRGAETIAEAARRFGCDRVIFGEAPAGLAGRMFGSLAQQVRHLLGASHVQVLG, encoded by the coding sequence ATGACGCAGTTGCTGGTGCCGGTCGACCCGCACGACGCCGGACGCACGCGCGCCGCCGTGGACCGCGCGGTCCGGATCCAGCGCGAGGAGCCGGCGGTGCACATCCGCCTGTTGCGGGTGCAGCCCAAGCTGTCCGGCCACGTGTCCATGTACTTCGGCCAGCGCGAACTGCAGCAGCTGCAGCAGTCCGCCGGCGCCGAAGACCTCGAATACGCCGAAGGCCTGCTGCGCGCGGCGGGCGCCGACTACACGGCCACCGTGCTGGTGGGCCGCGGCGCCGAGACCATCGCCGAGGCGGCCCGCCGTTTCGGCTGCGACCGCGTCATCTTCGGGGAAGCGCCGGCCGGCCTGGCCGGTCGCATGTTCGGCTCGCTGGCGCAGCAGGTGCGGCACCTGCTGGGGGCGAGCCACGTGCAGGTGCTCGGTTGA
- a CDS encoding fatty acyl-CoA synthetase codes for MDTAIRRQTLADLLHRSAQRHPAKTAIVCGATRWTFAEFDAVVGRVAAGLAKMGVAKGTRFAVLARNSHGFAALRFALARLGAVLVPINFMLKAEEVAYILRHAQAETLATDSGLAELARSAAALDTAVRQFVWLPSEEDSVPVFGMTRFDELARTPAAPPEVDLASGDLAQIVYTSGTESAPKGAMLTHDAIIWQYASCAVDANISGSDVMLHALPLYHCAQLDVFLGPMIYVGGTSIITAKPTPDNLLPLMAKHGISSFFAPPTVWISLLRSPLFEGTDLSALRKGYYGASIMPVEVLREMAARMPQVGFWNLYGQTEIAPLATMLGPEDQLRKPGSCGRAVLNVETRVVDDRMQDVPPGEVGEIVHRSPHLMLGYFKDEEKTRAAFEGGWFHSGDLATIDAEGFITVVDRKKDMIKTGGENVASREVEEMIYRIPAVSEVAVIGVPHPRWVEAVVAVIVPKAGQALSEAEVLGHCEQHLAGFKTPKAVVFAQTLPKNPSGKLLKRELRVRHEGIFR; via the coding sequence GTGGACACCGCCATCCGCCGCCAGACCCTGGCCGACCTCCTGCATCGCAGCGCGCAACGCCATCCCGCCAAGACCGCCATCGTCTGCGGCGCGACGCGGTGGACTTTCGCAGAATTCGACGCCGTCGTGGGGCGCGTAGCCGCGGGCCTGGCGAAAATGGGCGTGGCCAAGGGCACCCGCTTCGCCGTCCTGGCCCGCAACAGCCACGGCTTCGCGGCGCTGCGCTTCGCGCTGGCGCGCCTGGGCGCCGTGCTGGTGCCGATCAACTTCATGCTGAAGGCCGAAGAGGTCGCCTACATCCTGCGGCACGCGCAGGCCGAGACCTTGGCCACCGACAGCGGCCTCGCCGAACTGGCGCGCAGCGCCGCGGCGCTGGACACCGCGGTGCGGCAGTTCGTGTGGCTGCCGTCGGAAGAAGACTCCGTGCCGGTGTTCGGCATGACCCGCTTCGACGAACTCGCGCGCACGCCGGCCGCGCCGCCGGAGGTGGACCTGGCAAGCGGCGACCTCGCGCAGATCGTCTACACCAGCGGCACCGAGTCCGCGCCCAAGGGCGCCATGCTCACGCACGATGCCATCATCTGGCAGTACGCGAGCTGCGCGGTCGACGCGAACATCAGCGGCAGCGACGTCATGCTGCATGCGCTGCCCCTGTACCACTGCGCGCAGCTGGACGTGTTCCTGGGCCCGATGATCTACGTCGGCGGCACCAGCATCATCACGGCCAAGCCCACGCCGGACAACCTGCTGCCGCTGATGGCGAAGCACGGCATCAGCTCCTTCTTCGCGCCGCCGACGGTGTGGATCTCGCTGCTGCGCTCGCCGCTGTTCGAAGGTACCGACCTCTCCGCGCTGCGCAAGGGCTACTACGGCGCCTCGATCATGCCGGTGGAAGTGTTGCGCGAGATGGCGGCGCGCATGCCGCAAGTGGGCTTCTGGAACCTGTATGGCCAGACCGAGATCGCGCCGCTGGCAACCATGCTGGGTCCGGAAGACCAGCTGCGCAAGCCGGGCTCCTGCGGCCGCGCCGTGCTGAACGTGGAGACGCGCGTGGTCGACGACCGCATGCAGGACGTGCCTCCAGGCGAGGTGGGAGAGATCGTCCACCGTTCTCCGCACCTGATGCTGGGCTACTTCAAGGACGAGGAGAAGACCCGGGCGGCGTTCGAAGGCGGCTGGTTCCACAGCGGCGACCTCGCGACCATCGACGCGGAGGGCTTCATCACGGTGGTCGACCGCAAGAAGGACATGATCAAGACCGGCGGCGAGAACGTCGCGAGCCGCGAGGTCGAGGAGATGATCTACCGCATCCCGGCCGTGTCCGAAGTCGCGGTGATCGGCGTGCCGCATCCGCGCTGGGTCGAAGCCGTGGTGGCCGTGATCGTGCCGAAGGCCGGGCAGGCCTTGAGCGAAGCCGAAGTGCTGGGCCATTGCGAACAGCACCTGGCCGGCTTCAAGACGCCGAAGGCGGTCGTGTTCGCGCAGACCTTGCCGAAGAACCCGAGCGGCAAGCTGCTCAAGCGCGAGTTGCGGGTGCGGCACGAAGGCATCTTCCGTTAG
- a CDS encoding OmpW/AlkL family protein: MNNNKFLPRAVAAACLAGAALGAQAQSAGTWFGTIGATRIAPNTSSGTLSPPAAPNTQVDVGADTQPTLSIGRMITDNWSVEVPIGFGYKHSIKGAGAIDGVGTIATVKSLPITVFAQYRFLEPTAQFRPYAMLGLTYAYFYDEQGSATLNAVNPANPPGGTGVSVDSKFGFTPGVGVTARINDRWFVDLQYARSFLKTTTHLSSGQSIDTKLDPDVFRIAVGYLF, encoded by the coding sequence ATGAACAACAACAAGTTCCTGCCCCGCGCGGTGGCCGCGGCCTGCCTGGCCGGCGCCGCGCTGGGCGCGCAGGCGCAGAGCGCCGGCACCTGGTTCGGCACCATCGGCGCGACCCGCATCGCGCCCAACACGTCGAGCGGCACGTTGTCGCCGCCCGCCGCGCCCAACACGCAGGTGGACGTGGGCGCCGACACGCAGCCGACGCTGTCGATCGGCCGCATGATCACCGACAACTGGTCGGTGGAAGTGCCGATCGGCTTCGGCTACAAGCACTCGATCAAGGGCGCCGGCGCGATCGACGGCGTCGGCACGATCGCCACGGTGAAGTCGCTGCCGATCACGGTGTTCGCGCAGTACCGCTTCCTGGAGCCGACCGCGCAGTTCCGGCCCTACGCGATGCTGGGCCTGACCTACGCCTACTTCTACGACGAGCAGGGCAGCGCCACGCTGAACGCGGTGAACCCGGCCAACCCGCCGGGCGGCACCGGCGTGAGCGTGGATTCGAAGTTCGGCTTCACGCCTGGCGTGGGCGTGACGGCGCGCATCAACGACCGCTGGTTCGTCGACCTGCAGTACGCGCGGTCCTTCCTGAAGACCACGACGCACTTGTCGTCGGGCCAGAGCATCGACACCAAGCTGGATCCGGACGTGTTCCGGATCGCCGTCGGCTACTTGTTCTAA
- a CDS encoding mechanosensitive ion channel family protein: MTCRAARLLAGLLIALFLLPAMAPAQILPPASTASAPERPRDPYGRETPRRALASFVAALRMGNPAVAVRYLQVPAAQRANAEDLAHDLGDLMDRYFLAPLTTISDAPEGTLNDGLPVDRERVGPLRIAGEDQYIELVRVQDPVAGQVWVVSPQTVARIPQWYAAMGSTWAERVLPAAFSRYDVFGVTLAHAVVWLLSLVLPLMIVPLLLEAAFRLLRRLVRKPNFSEFLAAWHADTRWPAVAVVTLLLHLEALPAFGQSFAFRVAYTRFILVLLMVALAWALLRIGMLVFRRTESQLLVKGRTGPRSVMLLGERLYKVLICFIAVVAVLRVAGVDISTALAGLGIVGIAVALGAQKTVENLLGGILLLGDEAIAVGDFCSVGGRTGWVEDITLRSVRIRTLEQTLLSIPAGVLAQGNIENFSSRKRCLAQNTLRIAYGASSEQVRAITAALGELLAQNPRVDPSGARVRLVDMGWRGFELELFAWFRTGDWGEFLALRQEVLLQAAAIVERHGAVFAASPVDVVPQLP; the protein is encoded by the coding sequence ATGACTTGTCGCGCTGCCAGGCTGCTGGCGGGGCTGCTGATCGCGCTGTTCCTGCTGCCGGCAATGGCGCCGGCGCAGATCCTGCCGCCGGCGTCCACTGCGAGTGCACCGGAGCGCCCACGCGACCCCTACGGGCGCGAGACCCCGCGCCGCGCCCTCGCGTCCTTCGTCGCCGCCCTGCGCATGGGCAACCCCGCGGTGGCTGTTCGCTACCTGCAGGTGCCGGCCGCCCAGCGCGCCAACGCAGAAGACCTGGCGCACGACCTCGGCGACCTGATGGACCGCTACTTCCTGGCGCCGCTCACCACCATCAGCGACGCGCCCGAAGGCACGCTCAACGACGGCCTGCCGGTGGACCGCGAGCGCGTGGGCCCGCTGCGCATCGCGGGAGAGGACCAGTACATCGAACTGGTGCGCGTGCAGGACCCGGTCGCCGGCCAGGTCTGGGTGGTGTCGCCGCAGACGGTGGCTCGCATCCCGCAGTGGTACGCCGCCATGGGCAGCACCTGGGCCGAGCGCGTGCTGCCGGCCGCCTTCTCCCGCTACGACGTGTTCGGCGTGACGCTGGCGCACGCCGTGGTGTGGCTGCTGTCGCTGGTGTTGCCGCTGATGATCGTGCCGCTGCTGCTGGAGGCCGCCTTCCGGCTGCTGCGCCGCCTGGTGCGCAAGCCGAACTTCAGCGAGTTCCTGGCGGCCTGGCATGCCGACACCCGCTGGCCGGCGGTGGCGGTGGTGACCCTGCTGCTGCACCTGGAAGCGCTGCCGGCCTTCGGCCAGTCCTTCGCCTTCCGCGTGGCCTACACGCGCTTCATCCTGGTGCTGCTGATGGTGGCCCTCGCCTGGGCGCTGCTGCGCATCGGCATGCTGGTGTTCCGCCGCACCGAGTCGCAACTGCTGGTGAAAGGGCGCACCGGCCCGCGCTCGGTGATGCTGCTGGGCGAGCGCCTGTACAAGGTGCTGATCTGCTTCATCGCGGTGGTCGCGGTGCTGCGCGTGGCCGGCGTGGACATCAGCACGGCGCTGGCCGGCCTGGGCATCGTCGGTATCGCAGTGGCGCTGGGCGCGCAGAAGACGGTGGAGAACCTGCTGGGCGGCATCCTGCTGCTGGGCGACGAGGCCATCGCGGTCGGCGACTTCTGCTCGGTGGGCGGACGCACCGGCTGGGTCGAGGACATCACGCTGCGTTCGGTGCGCATCCGCACCTTGGAGCAGACGCTGCTGTCGATCCCGGCCGGCGTGCTGGCGCAGGGCAATATCGAGAACTTCTCGTCACGCAAGCGCTGCCTGGCGCAGAACACGCTGCGGATCGCCTATGGCGCTTCGTCCGAGCAGGTGCGCGCCATCACCGCGGCGCTGGGCGAGTTGCTGGCCCAGAACCCGCGCGTGGACCCCAGCGGGGCCCGCGTGCGGCTGGTCGACATGGGCTGGCGCGGCTTCGAGCTGGAGCTGTTTGCCTGGTTCCGCACCGGCGACTGGGGCGAGTTCCTGGCCTTGCGGCAGGAGGTGCTGCTGCAGGCCGCCGCGATCGTCGAGCGGCACGGCGCCGTGTTCGCGGCGTCGCCCGTCGACGTCGTGCCGCAGCTGCCTTAG